DNA sequence from the Manihot esculenta cultivar AM560-2 chromosome 11, M.esculenta_v8, whole genome shotgun sequence genome:
ACAAGGTAACATATGATTCATTTTCATTACTCGATCGTTTACGAGTTCTATCTCTTCCTGGATATTGCAGTGAAACTAAGTTGCCTGATTCATTTCGCAATTTGAATCATTTACGATATTTGAATCTTTCTGGAGCATCAATCAGAATGTTACCTAAATCTTTGAGTAGTTTGTACCATTTGCAAACTTTAATTTTGTTTCAGTGCCAAAATCTTGTCAAGCTGCCAACTAACATGGGAAGGTTGATCAACTTGCGGTGTCTTGACATTAGAGaaacaaaattgaaaaaaatgccACCTCAGATGGGCAATCTGAAGGAACTGCGAATATTAACTAATTTCATAATGGGAAAAAGAGTTGGGTCTAGCATTAAAGAATTGAGGGAACTTCATCACATTAGGGGAGAAGTTAGAATTGAGAATCTTCAAAATGTAGTTAATGTTCAAGATGCTTATGAAGCCAACTTGAGTTTTAAGCATCACCTTCAGAAGTTGGAGCTCAAATGGTCTGGTGAAGTTAAGGATTCAGAGCATACAAATAGGGTACTTGAAAATCTAAAGCCTAGTTGGAGCTTGGAAAGTCTTTGCATAGTTGGCTATGGGGGCACAGCTTTTCCAAGGTGGACAGGAGATGCTATATTCTCAAAATTATTGTCCTTGAAGTTAGATAAATGTAAAAATTGCTCACAGTTGCCACTGCTTGGACAGCTACCATCTCTACAAGATCTCTCAATCACAGCATTTGATCAAGTCACCTCTGTTGGTCCTGAGTTCTATGGAAGATCCTCTAGTATGCCATTTGGATCCCTCAAAGTTTTAAGGTTTGAAGATATGCCACTGTGGAACTTCTGGACAGATAAAGATGGAGCTTTCCCACTTCTCCTAGATCTTCACATAATAAACTGTCCCAACTTAACCAAAGCCCTGCCTAATCACCTTCCTTCCTTGACAAAATTGTTGATTAAGGGATGCCAGAAACTTGTGGATGCTCTTCCAAGGGCTCCAGTCCTATCTGAAGTGACGTTAGAGGACAATTCTCGTAGAGTGGTGTTTGCTGAATTAACTTCGGGGCCATGTCATCTCCAAGTTGACGGATTCCACTCTCTGAATTTCTTAGAACAAATGAAGGATCTTTCCACTTTATTAGAAGATATCGAAATCAGCAATGATAATTCACTCAGGTGCTTCCCGCTGATGTTGTTCTCCAAGTTAAAGAGAGTTCAACTCTCTGGATGTCTGAATCTCGAATCTTTTTCTGCAGCTGAGGCTTATGGAAATCCCATATCTAGCACATTTTTGGCAAGGACTTGCTCAAATTTCCCTCCTATCCAAGAGTTTCACATATGTGATTGTCCGAAGCTGCCTGTGGTTTCAATGCCAATGCCTCCAACCATTCAAAATATGTCATTACATAACCAAACTGGTTCTATGCAGGTACATAAATTGTCTTCTGGTttgcacagtcttctggttgaCAAATTGGACTTACTGGAAGAAATTTACAAGAAGCATTTACATGGTGTTTTCAACACCTTTGAAGAAATCACCGTCACTGGCTGCAATGTACTAAAGTACTTCTTGCTAAAGTCTTTCCCCAGGTTGAAGAGTCTCGTGATCAAGCAATGTCCAAATATGGAATCCTTTTCTGCACCTGATGAAGCAACTTTGGGGGATTTCAGATCTTGTATGTCCTTGGAAATGAGGAAGCATATGCATCTTGATTCAATGCTAGGGAGTAGCCCAAACTTCCCTCAGCTTGAAAATATATGCATAATTGATTGTCAACAGCTGCCTCTACTTTCAGTTCCAAGTGCTCCAACCATCCAGAAATTGACGTTGGTAGACGAGTCACGGGATGTGAAGTTAGAGAAATGGAGTACTTCTGGGTTGTACAGTCTCCATGTTGGTAAATTTCACTCCCCAGAAGATATTGAGATGTGGCTAATGAGTGGTGTTTGCAGCAATGTAGCAGAAATCACAATCGAAGACTGTGACTCACTCAGCTACATCCCATTGTTCCCGAACATAGAAAGTCTTAATATCAGACGTTGTCCGAATTTCACATCCTTTTCTGCATCTGAGGCAATTCATGAAGAAGCCACGTCCCTCAGTCTCTTGGCAATCAAAGAATGCCCTAATTTGGCATCTTTTCCAGAAGAAGGACTCAGAGCCCCATATTTGACGGAGCTTTATTTATGGGATTGCATCAACTTGAATGCGCTGCATGATCATATAAAAGCCTTCTTCCCAAAGCTTGTGGTCTTGAAAATAGGTAGATGTCCTGAATTTAAGTCTTTTCCAAAAGGTGGCTTGCCTACCAAATTACAATCACTTGAAATCCAAAGTTGCAGCAAACTCTCTTTTGTTCCAAGCTTCATGGAGAGTAATAATATAGAAGATGATGAAGAATTCGTCCCAGAGGAAAGTCTTCTGCCCTCCACTCTGACCCATCTTAAAATTCGGGATCTTCCAAATCTGAAATCTGTGGACTACAAGGGGCTTAAACACCTGGCAGACCTGGAGATTGGAGACTGCCCAATCCTCCACTTTATGCCAGAGTGTATGCAAACCCTCCTGCCTTCACTTGTGAAATTGAAAATATACAACTGTCCAGGACTTGAGTCGTTTCTTGATGCTTCTTTGCTTGAGAAGTTAGAATTACTCGACATCAGAGACTGTAACAAACTCATTGCTGGCCTTATTCGATGCAATTTGCATATTCTCCCATCTCTCACTCGTTTTACAGTTGCTGGGTACAATGATCTGGAGTCCTTCCCAGAAGAGACACTGCTGCCTTCAGGCCTTACCCATCTTCAAATCCAGGGTCTTAAAATGCTGAAATCTTTACAGCTTCAACACCTCACTTCTCTCAGAAAATTGGAGATCAGGGATTGCCCTGAGCTCCAGTATTTGCCAGGAGAGAGGCTgccctcttctctttcttctctaaGCATCAGTGGTTGTCCTTTGCTAAAACAAGGATGTACAGGGAAGGATAGCAGAATCTGGGTAAAGATCTCTCACATTCCCAGTATATGGATCGACTATATTCCATTGTCTGAGATGTAGATGAATCTCTCTTCACCCAACAAGCTCAGGTATTTCTAATCAAACATTTTCCACATCGAAATTCTGAAGTGCTTAATGAATTCTGCTGAATGATATTTCTCTGGTTTCATGTCCTTTTTGTAGGCTGTAAAAGTTTCAACCTTGGCTGAAGATGTTGGAGCAAAGCCTTCATTCTAGTAAATATAGTATCTTACCCTTATCTTCATTTCACCCCAATCTGTCTTATTTCTGTCATGTAATAAGccctccatttttctttttcattttctttgctTCTTCAAGTGCTAATCCATGAACAGTAATAATAAAACTGAAAATGAAGCATCATTACCACCAAGGTTGAAATTGAACTTAGTTGAGAAACAATGATTGCAAGAGACTTGTGTTTGAGGTTCCTTTGGGAGACTTGAAATTTGATGATAAAAGTATAACAAAACAAAGCAAGCATCAAGTACTGTATTAAAATGATAAGGCCAATGTTGGGATTTGTTGGAAAATCTGCAAACTTTTTTGTTTGTCAATGGCGTGTTCTTCAAGTCTTGGCCTAATATGTAGCATATGCAGAAGATAATGGCAAT
Encoded proteins:
- the LOC110625956 gene encoding putative disease resistance protein At3g14460 isoform X2, with amino-acid sequence MAEVAAGAFLSSFFQFLFERMDSSEIVHFLKGQKLDHGLLKKLKITMITVNGLLDQAEEKQIIMPAIKEWLNELKDAVYEADDLLDDISYQILRSKLETGSSRQKVCKIFSSHRRRRRRRHHHIEIQEEVNAKLGEILGLLEHLVKQMDALGLSMRKGIGEKPSSQKTPTISKPDDAYGIYGREKDKKAIMKSLKSDDVGVICIMGIGGIGKTTLAQLVYNENEVNKWFDLKAWVCVSEEFDVSKIMKDILKEVTGENCDAKNELCSELKEKLDGKKFLLVMDDVWNDKYSDWATLRESLQTRAPGSKILITTRIESTSFVIHSRSVVYHLNNLTDDDCWFLFAKHAFNDGSSSEHSDLKKIGREIVKKCKGVPLAAKTIGTVLRFKRDVVEWEKVLESSMWNLVSDDILPALQLSYHCLPSHLKRCFAYCAIFPKGFEFYRKLLIDLWMAEGFLLHSAGSGKEMEFLGNEYFNDLVSRSFFQQSSRNKSCFVMHDLIHDLATFISGDFCSSVEGNRLPKLPLRTRHLSHLITHFGSYDELGRINEGLPLRTFFYMKLQKLADHFDKCQNLVKLPTNMGRLINLRCLDIRETKLKKMPPQMGNLKELRILTNFIMGKRVGSSIKELRELHHIRGEVRIENLQNVVNVQDAYEANLSFKHHLQKLELKWSGEVKDSEHTNRVLENLKPSWSLESLCIVGYGGTAFPRWTGDAIFSKLLSLKLDKCKNCSQLPLLGQLPSLQDLSITAFDQVTSVGPEFYGRSSSMPFGSLKVLRFEDMPLWNFWTDKDGAFPLLLDLHIINCPNLTKALPNHLPSLTKLLIKGCQKLVDALPRAPVLSEVTLEDNSRRVVFAELTSGPCHLQVDGFHSLNFLEQMKDLSTLLEDIEISNDNSLRCFPLMLFSKLKRVQLSGCLNLESFSAAEAYGNPISSTFLARTCSNFPPIQEFHICDCPKLPVVSMPMPPTIQNMSLHNQTGSMQVHKLSSGLHSLLVDKLDLLEEIYKKHLHGVFNTFEEITVTGCNVLKYFLLKSFPRLKSLVIKQCPNMESFSAPDEATLGDFRSCMSLEMRKHMHLDSMLGSSPNFPQLENICIIDCQQLPLLSVPSAPTIQKLTLVDESRDVKLEKWSTSGLYSLHVGKFHSPEDIEMWLMSGVCSNVAEITIEDCDSLSYIPLFPNIESLNIRRCPNFTSFSASEAIHEEATSLSLLAIKECPNLASFPEEGLRAPYLTELYLWDCINLNALHDHIKAFFPKLVVLKIGRCPEFKSFPKGGLPTKLQSLEIQSCSKLSFVPSFMESNNIEDDEEFVPEESLLPSTLTHLKIRDLPNLKSVDYKGLKHLADLEIGDCPILHFMPECMQTLLPSLVKLKIYNCPGLESFLDASLLEKLELLDIRDCNKLIAGLIRCNLHILPSLTRFTVAGYNDLESFPEETLLPSGLTHLQIQGLKMLKSLQLQHLTSLRKLEIRDCPELQYLPGERLPSSLSSLSISGCPLLKQGCTGKDSRIWVKISHIPSIWIDYIPLSEM
- the LOC110625956 gene encoding putative disease resistance protein At3g14460 isoform X1; its protein translation is MAEVAAGAFLSSFFQFLFERMDSSEIVHFLKGQKLDHGLLKKLKITMITVNGLLDQAEEKQIIMPAIKEWLNELKDAVYEADDLLDDISYQILRSKLETGSSRQKVCKIFSSHRRRRRRRHHHIEIQEEVNAKLGEILGLLEHLVKQMDALGLSMRKGIGEKPSSQKTPTISKPDDAYGIYGREKDKKAIMKSLKSDDVGVICIMGIGGIGKTTLAQLVYNENEVNKWFDLKAWVCVSEEFDVSKIMKDILKEVTGENCDAKNELCSELKEKLDGKKFLLVMDDVWNDKYSDWATLRESLQTRAPGSKILITTRIESTSFVIHSRSVVYHLNNLTDDDCWFLFAKHAFNDGSSSEHSDLKKIGREIVKKCKGVPLAAKTIGTVLRFKRDVVEWEKVLESSMWNLVSDDILPALQLSYHCLPSHLKRCFAYCAIFPKGFEFYRKLLIDLWMAEGFLLHSAGSGKEMEFLGNEYFNDLVSRSFFQQSSRNKSCFVMHDLIHDLATFISGDFCSSVEGNRLPKLPLRTRHLSHLITHFGSYDELGRINEGLPLRTFFYMKLQKLADHFDKVTYDSFSLLDRLRVLSLPGYCSETKLPDSFRNLNHLRYLNLSGASIRMLPKSLSSLYHLQTLILFQCQNLVKLPTNMGRLINLRCLDIRETKLKKMPPQMGNLKELRILTNFIMGKRVGSSIKELRELHHIRGEVRIENLQNVVNVQDAYEANLSFKHHLQKLELKWSGEVKDSEHTNRVLENLKPSWSLESLCIVGYGGTAFPRWTGDAIFSKLLSLKLDKCKNCSQLPLLGQLPSLQDLSITAFDQVTSVGPEFYGRSSSMPFGSLKVLRFEDMPLWNFWTDKDGAFPLLLDLHIINCPNLTKALPNHLPSLTKLLIKGCQKLVDALPRAPVLSEVTLEDNSRRVVFAELTSGPCHLQVDGFHSLNFLEQMKDLSTLLEDIEISNDNSLRCFPLMLFSKLKRVQLSGCLNLESFSAAEAYGNPISSTFLARTCSNFPPIQEFHICDCPKLPVVSMPMPPTIQNMSLHNQTGSMQVHKLSSGLHSLLVDKLDLLEEIYKKHLHGVFNTFEEITVTGCNVLKYFLLKSFPRLKSLVIKQCPNMESFSAPDEATLGDFRSCMSLEMRKHMHLDSMLGSSPNFPQLENICIIDCQQLPLLSVPSAPTIQKLTLVDESRDVKLEKWSTSGLYSLHVGKFHSPEDIEMWLMSGVCSNVAEITIEDCDSLSYIPLFPNIESLNIRRCPNFTSFSASEAIHEEATSLSLLAIKECPNLASFPEEGLRAPYLTELYLWDCINLNALHDHIKAFFPKLVVLKIGRCPEFKSFPKGGLPTKLQSLEIQSCSKLSFVPSFMESNNIEDDEEFVPEESLLPSTLTHLKIRDLPNLKSVDYKGLKHLADLEIGDCPILHFMPECMQTLLPSLVKLKIYNCPGLESFLDASLLEKLELLDIRDCNKLIAGLIRCNLHILPSLTRFTVAGYNDLESFPEETLLPSGLTHLQIQGLKMLKSLQLQHLTSLRKLEIRDCPELQYLPGERLPSSLSSLSISGCPLLKQGCTGKDSRIWVKISHIPSIWIDYIPLSEM